CCGCGGCCGCCACGAGTCGCGTCGCGAGGTCGCGCCGGACCGCCCAGACGGTGATGCCTGCAGCCGCGAGCACGTACAGCGAGAGCGTCATGAGACCGATGAGTTCGTGCGAGGAGAGGACGACGGCGAACAGCGCGGCGAGTGTGGCCCCGAGGCCGCCGAACGCGAGTGCGGGGTGGGCGTCGTCGCGGAGCGCCGCGGCGAGGGAGCCGACGACGGCCACGCCGAGGGCGCCGACCACGAGCGAGTGTGTCAGTTTGCGGTGGACCGCCCACGACCCGGCCTCGGCCCAGACGTACTCGGTGGTCGGGAAGACGTTCTGCGGCCCGGCCTTGACGACGACGTAGACCGTGTAGGCGAGGTCCACGTCCGGGACCATCCCGAAGGCGCCGGCGACGAACGCGAGCGCCAGTGCTCGCGAGCGACTCAGGTCGAGGTGCCGCCCCAGGGCACCGCCGAGTGCGAACGCCAGGAGCCCATGCCCGATGTACACGCCCCAGTATCTGGAGGGGTCGACCAAAAACCCGATGGGTTCGTGAGGTGTCGGCCGCCCTACACCCTGGCGTAGGCGTTCCAGTAGATCTCGCCCGCCCGGTGGCGGTCGTCGTAGGCGCGCAGCCCCCGGCCGAGCACCCCGGTCGCCAGCAGGTCGTCGTACAGCGTCGAGTGCGTGTAGTCGACGAAGGTGACCGGAATCACCAGGTCGCCGTCCTCGCGGAGGACGCTCCCGACCGTCGTGTAGGCGTGCTTGTGGCGGGCGTCGGTGACGACGCCGCCGAAGACGGGCGCGGTCTGTGCGTGGGCGGGGACGGCGTGCAGCGCCTCGATGGACCGGTGGACGAACTCGTAGCAGAACAGGCCGGTGTTGCGCCCGTCGAGCAGCGCGTCGAAGGAGGTCGGCGACTCGAAGTGCCGGCGCAAATCGCCGTGGCCCATGAGGACGTTGTCCTCGAGCGAGCCGGCGGCGTACCGCGGGATGTCGTACCCGGAGTACTCGCGGAACCCGCCGACGAGGCCCTCGATGACCGCCTTCGGGTCCGCGGGGTCGGCGTCGGTGAAGGTCCGGACCGTCTCGGTGCTGACCGGGCGGTACCGGCTCCCGCGGAGCCGCA
This window of the Haloarchaeobius amylolyticus genome carries:
- a CDS encoding metal-dependent hydrolase — translated: MYIGHGLLAFALGGALGRHLDLSRSRALALAFVAGAFGMVPDVDLAYTVYVVVKAGPQNVFPTTEYVWAEAGSWAVHRKLTHSLVVGALGVAVVGSLAAALRDDAHPALAFGGLGATLAALFAVVLSSHELIGLMTLSLYVLAAAGITVWAVRRDLATRLVAAAAAVGLLSHPFGDVFMGTPPSFLYPLSAIGPAEKLAIAPDPTVNLVSLFALEVGLAWAAIWTAMGLTERRLLSYVTPRAVLGGGFAAAALVIPPPTLDLAYHFALGTIGVGVAVGAMPSLVVARGYDRETVLQGLGTSLATVTFAITGYLVAYVVLTP